A region of Solanum dulcamara chromosome 7, daSolDulc1.2, whole genome shotgun sequence DNA encodes the following proteins:
- the LOC129896593 gene encoding protein trichome birefringence-like 33 isoform X1 yields MKSSPSPSSLLRKARLSPFLLTLLTFIIFLIIIILYSEVFSFNFSQHHQKFSSSNYNSISRIKRKKEKVAFSIGESEGGCDVFSGRWIWDNKSRALYESCPYIQPQLTCQQHGRPDKDYLYWRWLPHSCSIPSFNATLMLESLRGKRMLFVGDSLNRGQFVSMVCLLHRLIPENAKSMETFGSLTVFTAKDYNARIEYYWAPFLLESNADDAVIHRITDRVVRKGSINKHGEKWKGAGIIVFNTYLWWMTGMPFKILQKGSFKDEVKDIVEMSTEDAYRMTMKSMLRWVNKNMDSNKSRVFFTSMSPSHYKSMDWGGEADRNCYNETKMIEDPSYWGSDCSKSIMRVIGEVFSKSEVPITFLNITQLSSYRKDAHTSIYKKQWNPLTPEQLANPVSYADCTHWCLPGLQDTWNELLFAKLFYP; encoded by the exons ATGAAGTCATCTCCTTCTCCCTCTTCTCTTCTCAGAAAAGCTCGTCTTTCTCCTTTTCTATTGACTTTATTAACcttcatcatttttttaattattattattctttacAGTGAAGTCTTCTCTTTCAATTTTAGCCAACATCATCAAAAATTCTCCAGCTCTAATTACAATTCCATCTCAAGAATCA AGAGGAAGAAGGAGAAAGTGGCATTTTCTATTGGAGAGAGCGAAGGAGGGTGTGATGTGTTCAGCGGAAGGTGGATTTGGGACAACAAAAGCCGGGCGTTATACGAGTCATGTCCTTACATACAACCACAGTTAACATGTCAACAACACGGTCGCCCAGACAAGGACTATCTATATTGGAGATGGCTACCTCATTCTTGCTCTATTCCAAG TTTCAATGCAACGCTAATGCTGGAAAGCCTTCGAGGAAAGAGGATGTTATTCGTTGGCGATTCCTTGAACAGAGGACAATTTGTTTCCATGGTTTGCCTTCTCCATCGACTCATTCCCGAGAATGCCAAATCCATGGAAACTTTTGGTTCCCTCACTGTTTTCACTGCTAAG GATTACAATGCAAGAATTGAATATTACTGGGCACCATTTCTGCTGGAATCAAATGCTGATGATGCAGTCATACATAGGATTACTGATAGAGTTGTCCGGAAAGGTTCAATAAATAAGCATGGAGAAAAGTGGAAAGGAGCTGGCATAATTGTGTTCAACACTTACCTATGGTGGATGACCGGCATGCCGTTCAAGATTTT GCAGAAAGGGTCTTTCAAGGATGAAGTGAAAGACATAGTGGAAATGTCCACAGAAGATGCATATCGCATGACTATGAAGAGTATGTTGAGATGGGTGAATAAGAATATGGATTCAAATAAAAGCAGAGTATTTTTCACTAGCATGTCACCTTCTCATTACAA AAGCATGGATTGGGGAGGTGAAGCTGATAGGAATTGTTACAATGAAACAAAGATGATAGAAGATCCAAGTTACTGGGGATCAGATTGCAGCAAAAGCATAATGCGCGTGATTGGCGAAGTGTTTAGTAAATCAGAAGTGCCCATAACGTTTCTCAACATAACACAGCTATCAAGTTATAGGAAAGATGCACACACATCAATTTACAAGAAGCAATGGAATCCATTGACACCAGAACAACTAGCAAACCCTGTTAGCTACGCTGATTGTACACATTGGTGTTTGCCTGGCCTTCAAGATACATGGAATGAACTTTTATTCGCTAAGCTTTTTTATCCATGA
- the LOC129896593 gene encoding protein trichome birefringence-like 33 isoform X2, producing MNEVFSFNFSQHHQKFSSSNYNSISRIKRKKEKVAFSIGESEGGCDVFSGRWIWDNKSRALYESCPYIQPQLTCQQHGRPDKDYLYWRWLPHSCSIPSFNATLMLESLRGKRMLFVGDSLNRGQFVSMVCLLHRLIPENAKSMETFGSLTVFTAKDYNARIEYYWAPFLLESNADDAVIHRITDRVVRKGSINKHGEKWKGAGIIVFNTYLWWMTGMPFKILQKGSFKDEVKDIVEMSTEDAYRMTMKSMLRWVNKNMDSNKSRVFFTSMSPSHYKSMDWGGEADRNCYNETKMIEDPSYWGSDCSKSIMRVIGEVFSKSEVPITFLNITQLSSYRKDAHTSIYKKQWNPLTPEQLANPVSYADCTHWCLPGLQDTWNELLFAKLFYP from the exons ATGAA TGAAGTCTTCTCTTTCAATTTTAGCCAACATCATCAAAAATTCTCCAGCTCTAATTACAATTCCATCTCAAGAATCA AGAGGAAGAAGGAGAAAGTGGCATTTTCTATTGGAGAGAGCGAAGGAGGGTGTGATGTGTTCAGCGGAAGGTGGATTTGGGACAACAAAAGCCGGGCGTTATACGAGTCATGTCCTTACATACAACCACAGTTAACATGTCAACAACACGGTCGCCCAGACAAGGACTATCTATATTGGAGATGGCTACCTCATTCTTGCTCTATTCCAAG TTTCAATGCAACGCTAATGCTGGAAAGCCTTCGAGGAAAGAGGATGTTATTCGTTGGCGATTCCTTGAACAGAGGACAATTTGTTTCCATGGTTTGCCTTCTCCATCGACTCATTCCCGAGAATGCCAAATCCATGGAAACTTTTGGTTCCCTCACTGTTTTCACTGCTAAG GATTACAATGCAAGAATTGAATATTACTGGGCACCATTTCTGCTGGAATCAAATGCTGATGATGCAGTCATACATAGGATTACTGATAGAGTTGTCCGGAAAGGTTCAATAAATAAGCATGGAGAAAAGTGGAAAGGAGCTGGCATAATTGTGTTCAACACTTACCTATGGTGGATGACCGGCATGCCGTTCAAGATTTT GCAGAAAGGGTCTTTCAAGGATGAAGTGAAAGACATAGTGGAAATGTCCACAGAAGATGCATATCGCATGACTATGAAGAGTATGTTGAGATGGGTGAATAAGAATATGGATTCAAATAAAAGCAGAGTATTTTTCACTAGCATGTCACCTTCTCATTACAA AAGCATGGATTGGGGAGGTGAAGCTGATAGGAATTGTTACAATGAAACAAAGATGATAGAAGATCCAAGTTACTGGGGATCAGATTGCAGCAAAAGCATAATGCGCGTGATTGGCGAAGTGTTTAGTAAATCAGAAGTGCCCATAACGTTTCTCAACATAACACAGCTATCAAGTTATAGGAAAGATGCACACACATCAATTTACAAGAAGCAATGGAATCCATTGACACCAGAACAACTAGCAAACCCTGTTAGCTACGCTGATTGTACACATTGGTGTTTGCCTGGCCTTCAAGATACATGGAATGAACTTTTATTCGCTAAGCTTTTTTATCCATGA